atttataatcaTTAATTATTGTAACAGTAAAAAAACATAATCATTAATTAGTCATGGCTTGGCAATCAatgaataatttttattaattttactgATTTttcgattttttatttttaaaattttactgaTTTTTGGATATCTCAGTGCAAATCATGGCTTCTAAACTAATAaatatgttatattttttttctaagaaTAGGGTGAAATATGGTagtaaaaatataacaatttatgaaaattttgtacTATTTTATTCTCATAATAAAATTACTATGTTATTACCATTCCACACACTTAGACATTTTACACACCTGTTGGGGTTATTCCACATCGGTTGTAGAAAAGGCTAGTAGTCTGTGAACCAATTTTACTTctcacatcttgaccctatttaGACATGACCTAAATGATCTTTATTGGTTTCGGTCACATGCTTGATCCTCACACTGTTAGCACCGTCAGGAAAATTAGTTTCAATAGACAATTATTTTTGTTGTTGAAATTAGCAATTAGTTTTGATATTGCATTTACACTTTCGAAGGTTGCAATTAAAAAggactatgtatatatatatatatatatatatatatatatatatttaatttttttgtaaataattgattttttgatttttattaaattttaacaattgatAACAACAAATGTTATCCGGAGAagtattggatttaaatttatattgagtttaaataaaatataatataaaattgaattGATATTTGTTTGAACCTACTCAAGTCTAAATTTAGAGTTCGAAATCTATACTCTAAATGTAGCATTAGAGTATTACGAAATATTAAAAAGCTACGGGCACGCAATTTAGGTTGCGTTAAgcattattttgattttatttttttatttttatttttttactattatgCCGTAAAAACAAGCTACGGCAACAAAGTTGCTTGTGTTGTCgattttgtcatttttttaatatatattttgctAAAATTGGAAACTAAATTTCTTTTAACCGGTACTTTAAAATGtgtataattaatttttatggGTTAAATCACtcatattatataaaaaaattaataaaaataaaaatgaaatgaacATTTGAATTTACTAAAAATACCCAtaaaaggttttaaaattttaaaaataataaaagtcatTCAAAAATTATTTCCCTATTTTTCAATTCTCAAGTGTGATAGGACTACTCTTGGGGtactaaaaatgattttatgacTAAATAAAACAGTgataatttgtttttatttttgtttttaatatatatatatataactattttaatcatattttcttaATTCTTACTTGATTTACAATAACACTGAATACGTGTtcaattacttttattttattttaatttgaaaaatattaatcaaataaattttaaatttaagattgaaaattttaattttagtttttcagTTTTAACttgtaattttatttattaatacaaaacGATTCCAAACCAAACTGCTAAAATAGGGATTTTGACAttggaaaaagtttttaaaaatcaaacGCACACCAATAAAAGTAAATTACAGGGATGGATGGTGGTGAGTGGAGGCCTGGAAGGTAATCCGGAGTGCCCACTCCACATTCAAATTTTCTCGAGAAAATTTCCCTCCATGGATTCCACTCTTAATCAAATCTTTCCACCTAAGCCAACGCTACTTCGTATTGGGTAAACAACTTCAACAAAGAGGTCCTCAGAGGATCTCAACCCTCCATTTATTGCAGAGAAGTCATCGACGGTCCAGATTCATGTAATTGACCATAAAATTAAAAGGTGGTTGCATGAGTTTCTCGGGGCCCATCCATTAGGTGTCTTGCAAGAAAGTATGAAGTCATCGATGGAAAATGAAAAAGTGTTTGGTAGACATGAAAGTCTAGACGACCTTTTAagctaaaattattttaatttattacgtTTATTAGCTTTTTGGTgggtaaaattttttaaataataaaaaataaaaacaggaTATTTTGAAGTTTTGACGGACTGTAATCACAAGAGCAGAAAAGTCTTGTGTGCAATTTACAAAACGCGGTTTCCCAGAAACCCACTGTAACTTTCTTTCCGTCCAAACAATACCAAATCCCTGCCCACGAAAAAACTTAAACCGGGTGAGGCCATTTCTGTAAATTCACTCAAGCCATGATAAAATATTCACATTGATAATTGATTATCCGGCTTTAACTGAATCCATAACCATAATAACcttttttgaaaattcattttttctgAACTGACCCGCGTTTTCTCCTGCCGTGCCATGACCGGCAGGACGACGACCGCCACACCTCCGGCGCCGACGGCTTACCGTGAAGTATGAAGCTCTGATTAGAGCGTAGGTGAGAGAGGAGACAGCATGGGTAATTGTTGCGCGTGCACAAGAGCGGACTCAGAAGACCAGAGCAAGAACAGTGACAAGAAACCGAGGAAGAAGAAGTACAGAGGGCGAAGACCGAACCCGTATGCAGAAGACTCGATTCGGTCGCCGGCGCCGATCCGAGTCCTGAAGGATGTGATCCCGTTGAGTCACCGGACGCGAATCGGGGACAAGTACGTACTAGGTCGCGAACTCGGGCGGGGCGAGTTCGGCATCACCTACCTTTGTACCGACAGGGAGAGCAGGGAAGCTTTGGCCTGCAAGTCGATATCGAAGAAGAAGCTGAGAACGGCGGTGGACATCGAAGATGTGAGGAGGGAAGTTGCAATAATGTCCAGTCTTCCAGATCACCCGAACATCGTGAGGCTCAGAGCTACTTACGAAGACAACGACAACGTGCATCTTGTCATGGAGCTTTGCGAGGGTGGAGAGCTCTTCGATCGGATTGTGGCGAGAGGGCATTACAGCGAGCGAGCGGCGGCGAGTGTCGCGAGGACGATAGCTGAAGTCGTGAGGATGTGTCACGAGAACGGCGTGATGCATAGGGATTTGAAGCCGGAGAATTTTTTGTTTGCGAATAAGCGCGAGCACTCGCCGTTGAAGGCTATTGATTTTGGGCTTTCAGTGTTCTTTAAACCCGGTATGGTACTGATTTGAAGCCCTTCCCCTTTTGAGAATTTccatctaatttttttttttaatttttggttctcGTTCTGATTTGAACTCCCCCTTTTTAGAGTTTTAAAGGTTTTGTTTCCCCATCGATTTTTCGGGTCTGGTACTGATTCGAACTCCCACGTTTGAGAATTTTgatgggtttttggttttggtgcTGATTCGAATTCCAACTTTTTGAGAATTTTCATGGGTTTTTGGTTCTGGTACTGACTTGAAGTTTCCTGTTTTAGAATTTCAGTGGGATGTTCTGATTAATTCTTTGTTGGACTGTTGAATCATGATAGGAGAACGGTTCTCGGAGATTGTGGGGAGTCCTTATTATATGGCGCCAGAGGTTTTGAAGCGGAACTATGGGCCGGAAGTTGATATATGGAGTGCAGGGGTGATTCTCTACATTTTGTTATGTGGGGTGCCCCCATTTTGGGCTGGTAATGTAGTTATTTCCTGTGTAATTGTCAAATTTGGATTTCGGGTCTGCTGGATTTGGATTTGAATCTGAAGTTAACGATTTTAACTTTTTATTTCAGAGACCGAGCAAGGTGTTGCTCTGGCCATTTTGCGTGGAGTGATCGATTTTAAGCGGGAACCATGGCCTCAGATTTCGGATGGTGCAAAGAGTCTGGTTCGGCAGATGTTGGAGCCAGATCCCAGAAAGCGTTTGACGGCTCAACAGGTGCTAGGTAATTGCTtctggggttttgggtttatcaTGCTGAATTTCAACTTATTactaaatttgttttatttagcTAAAGTTTAACACCCGGTACTATATCTGCAATTATTTATGGATCAATGAAGAACTCACTGAAACATTTAACCCAAAAACAACTATAAAATGACATTCTCTtgtgaaggaaaagaaaaaggcacATGTTGACTGGTACAACTTCAGTTTGCCCCTGGAAGATTTTTAACAAATATTCCAATTGAGACAAAGTTCTCTATTTTGGAGGTGTAGTGAGTTCTCCCCAAACCTTTGGCTTTAAATCTTGTGTTTTGGATCTATACAAATACTTCTATTGATGGCAGCCTGCTTTGGTTTCCTTCCAACTGTGATAAGCTTAAGCACTCTAGGCAAACTACAGAATCAATAAATGAATGCCTTTTCTTTTAAAAGTGCACAAGCTCATTGCATTCCAAAATGCAAGTCTCCTACTATTTATAGTACTAGCATTCAAAATGAAGCACCGGCTTTCTTTTTGTGGAACTGGGTCTGAACAATGTAATGAGCTTTAGAAGTGATTAGTTTAGTGGAGCACACACTCATAAATCTCATCAACATAAGaagatgaattaattaatttgtcaTATAGTTTATTGCTGGGAGACTAATCGCCCCCTCCCTCCCCCCCCTTCCCTTAAAGGTGAATCACATATTTTggtaaaataattttctcaatatatttttttccccttGGCAGAACATTCCTGGCTACAAAATGCAAAGAAAGCTCCAAATGTCCCATTAGGAGATATTGTGAGGGCAAGGCTCAAGCAGTTCTCTGCGATGAATAGATTCAAAAAGAAGGCCATGCGAGTAAGCATCTATTATTGGATGTCTCATGCTCTTACTGTCATTGTAATGATGTGCAGTTCATGGGAGTGATTTGTGTCTTTCCAATTAAATGCTGCAGGTAATTGCCCAACACTTATCTGTTGAAGAGGTAGAAGTGATCAGAGATATGTTTACATTGATGGATACTGACAATGATGGTAAAGTAACATATGAAGAACTGAAAGCTGGGCTTCGGAAAGTAGGGTCGCAATTAGCTGAACCAGAGATAAAGTTGCTGATGGAAGTGgtaaatttcttgggttatttgTGAAATTTTCTGCAAAAATTGTTTCTGTATTCATTATTTTTTGTCTGTGATATCTATATCGTTAGATTTGATGTCTCAAATTATTCTTGTCAACTTTGATATTGTTATAATGCTGCATGCTTCCTTTAATACATTGCATTATGCACTATAGATTTTCCATTGTTCAGATAGTCTCTCATTCCTCTGGCTATCTGTTTTGTCATCTATTCAAATGCATGCTTTGTTTGTCAAGTTAACCTTTTGGAAACATTTAGATGGCCGATTTCCATATTACTCCTTCATATCTCTTCACTCTGTCAGCCTGCtaaaatttccattatttcttgcCGCATGTATTTTAGAATAGCTTACACTGAGCTGCATTATTTTATCTTTGCCTTCAAATATGTTGGAGGCCAAGCCTTGGTGCATCATTAAGGTTGTTCCATTATGATTTGTACATCATTAAGTTGCTCCATTACAACTTGGTGTGGGTTTGAGTCATGGAAACAGTCTCTTCCCAAATCTAATTTTTGAAATAGCCTTTACAATTATATTGTATCTTTCTGTTTGGCTTCCCCTATTATTTACTTTTGAATAATTTGAATGCTAATATTTTCTATATTTGCCTTTAAATTTTTTGATAATTTGTGACTTTGTGAAATTTCAGTTTTTTCAGTTTTCACATTTTGGTAAATTGTTGTTATCAGCTTTAGTCCCGAGATTGTGGGAAGAAGATTTTTATAGTATAACGTGTAGCAGAGGGGCCTGGCCATAAATGGTCATCTACCTCCTGAACACCTAGTGCTGCAATCCCTACCAACATGCACACAAATATATTGCCCTAGCTTTGCCAAACACTCCAATTTAATTGCTCACTTCCATTATTTTCCCCTGCAAACCTGGTCAACTCCTTTTTCTAAGAATACTTTCTTTTTGTTCTCTAGTATATTTGTTAATTTCCAGTTATTACATTCATTTCTGGACTGCACATTGGGGGTTGCTGGTTTAAAAAACAATTGGGGAGGGTGGGGCGGGGCAAAGCACTATATTCAATCACTTGTTTAATGTCCATGCTGAACCTTTTTAAAAATCTTTCTGAAGTCTGGAACCTTTAAGGTTTGAGGCTCCATTTTGTTTTCAGGAAACATTGAACATGTTTAGTGGAGTGTTCTTCCAATGGATATGGTCATTGCAATTGCAAGTTTCTGTTCTAGTTTGGAAGGGTTCCAAGTGTTTGCATTATATGAGTGCAAAATACAACCAAAAGTAGGACCACTGTCACAAAGCATTGATTAAATCAAGTTGAATCCATTGCACATATAGGAACTGAATGAAGTCTATATGATTCGAACTGGTTGCCATTTTTCAGTTCTTCTGGAAATTAAATGGCCCAATTTGTTTTATGTGGCTCTTTGATGTACAAATTCATCACACGCATGAAGAAATGATGGCACAATATCACAAAACAAGTTCAGTTTGCAGTGTGTTTTCAAACATCTCTCAAATAAGTGAAGCCTTTCATGGTAATATTTATTGATTatattttcacatttcattctTTTTTGCAGAGTATTTATTATGATAAATTCCAGTTGGTGTAGGATTCTCTTATTCTTCCTTTCATCTGTCTTGAATTTTATCCTTACTGGAGCCTTCTATGTTACTGGTTTTAAATGCATATTTTGAAAGCAGTCCCTGGTTTTTTGAATGAGTGATTTAATTCCACCCTTTCTGCTTGGTTTCTTACTATATGATCTTTTACCTCTTTGGGTGCTTACAAAATTATGGCTCCTACGATGATTATTAATTTTGACAGGGTCTTGCCCTTGGTTTCACTATGTGTTTTTGTcttatataattttgtattgtgtCATTGAATTTATTATTTTAGGAACTGAGATTCTGTTATTTGGATGTAAACTTAGGAACTGGAGTGTGTATTGATTTTGCTGGTTGAGATAACTGAACTTTTTAAAATGTAATAATGTCGCCTTATCGTTGAAACAATGAACATTACAAAAATGAATCTCTCTGAAGATGGATGCAGGAGCGTTTTGGTAGCATATAGGAAGTCTTCTTAATGATTAATTGCAGTGTAGTACTAGTTCATATACTGGTGAGAAATAGGAAGGCTTGAACACCAGTATATGAGCATAGCACTTTAATCAAGATTCCCTTGGCCTTTTACTATTGTGAAATGGTGAGAGTTCTTGGATGATTGTGGAGTCTGCAATGTTGCTGATTTTCTACATTTGATTTTTAGATATCCATGTTAGGAATCAGGATGAAATGGAGGACATCTTCAGACCTATGTATTATATACTTCTATGAATGGTTTGGAGCCATTACACCCCTCGTGGTTAGGAACTATTGTGCTGCCTATTTATTCTTCCTTGGTTGTGTAAAGTGTATTGTCCGCCAAACAGGAGTCATTTTGTGTAAATCGTTATCAACAGGAATGTGAAATATATGAAAGTTTACATCTGATTAAGATAGTTCCAATAAGTTCAAATTTTCTGAAACAACCTGCTAGAGTTATTTATTGACTTTGAAAATTTGATGACCTGGCAAATCTTGTTCAACCACCAAAGtaacattatttttttattgcaacAAATATCTAGGAAGCCTGAGGTTGATAAggtataattaaaaatatatttatttatgtatgtCAAAACTAATCTTCTAATTTCTGTGTCACTAATAGGGCATTGTTTTGTTAATGTTTGATTTAGGCTGATGTTGATGGGAATGGAGTGCTGGACTATGGAGAGTTCGTGGCAGTGACAATTCACTTACAGAGGATGGAAAATGATGAGCATTTTCGTAGAGCTTTCGTGTTTTTTGACAAAGATGGAAGTGGATATATTGAAATGGAGGAGCTGCAGGAATCCTTGGCAGATGATACAGGTGAAACTGATGCTGAAGTATTGAACGACATCATGCGTGAAGTTGACACGGACAAGGTTTGACTTTCAAACTTGCCATTTATAAATGATCGTCAAAGTTGAAGATTCTCCACCTCCCTCCCCTACCCACCTCTCccccaatctctctctctctctctctctcacacacacacacacacgtatgtATATATGTCTCATCTCTTTCTCAAATGAATCCCCAAGTCCCCCACCATGCTCATAAACACGTGCACTGCACACACCCCAGAAAACCAGAACACATTATTCTTGTGCAGGATGAATCATAATTTTATGCTGCAACTATCTTTCAGGATGGGCGCATTAGTTATGAGGAATTTGTTGCAATGATGAAAACTGGAACTGATTGGAGGAAGGCATCTCGGCAGTATTCAAGGGAAAGGTTCAAGAGCTTGAGCCTTAACTTGATGAAGGATGGTTCCCTGCAACTTGAGGATGGGATTAGTGGTCAAACCGTTGTTGTATGAGCTTAGGGAGTTCATGATCTTGCTTTCGTTGTGTCCTACTGTTTACCTGCTTTGAGATGCCAAAATGCAGCTGCTTCCATCCACAACGCATTTTGTATGTGGAAAGCATTGGTTTCAAAGAATGGAAGTCTGGGTTCAAGAATGGCCTTTGGATAGTACGGGAATATTCTTGGATTTCATTATTCCTGGTGAGACTTTAGTTGGCTTGGCTTTGGCTGCATGAGGCATTCGTTATAGGACTGCATATTGCATGCACTTGTTGGCTATTGCTGCTAGGGATTGATGAAGTAGATGTTCCAGTTGACAAATTTGTGTCGCATTTATTTGTATATTGGTAAAATGGTATTGGTGTTTAATGTTTTTCTCCGTTCTTGTGTTTTCCTTTGTGCAGCAAAAAATACAGAGAAGTTTATTAATAATGTAAACTTCAGGAAAGTTTAGATATTTTAGTTTGGTAATTGATCTTATCcaattatggattatggatagtTTGCTACAACGTCCCTGCTGGAATTGTAAGCATTGAATTATTACTAAAGATAATCAATGCTCTCTGGGGACAAAAGCAGGGACTTGTCATCAAGTAGTTTTCGAAGTGCAATGAGCTGTTTACACACTTAAATTTTGCTTTTGATGTGAATAGCACATTCTAAAGCAGTCGTCTATGGATGCTATTATATTAAGTAAATCCTTTTGGCATCGTAACCTCTTTTGGTCATTCTTCTAAATATTCCAGCAGAAATATTATTGCTAATGAAAAGACAATTACCCTATGTTTGAgagattttgattttaaaattgcatgcttttgtcctctataaatttttaaagattttactatttatttgtttattttgcaTGCTTTGATTGCCCCCAGTGCTTGTCTGAAACAAAAATACAGAGAAAGGGATGGGAAAAAAGGTTAGGGCAAAAGAACATAAAAGCATTGTGGGGGAAGTGGGGGCGGCATTGAGTGTCAACACATGGTGGTGTTTGCTGCCgccgctgctgctgctgctgctgctgctaccaCTTTTTATCTTTCATGGAACTTTGGAAATAAAAAGTGTTAAAAAGAGGAAGCAGCTTATTATAAAAGGGGTGTCTTGGTACGCCTGATTTCATGATGGCGGCACGCTTAAAAGGCAAAATGGACTGCATGCTCTGCAGCATCATCCCCAATCTTCGGACTTAAAGTGGCTGCTCCCTTTTGATTACTCTCGTGAAAGGAATAATGAGAGAACAGTGAGAACAAAAGGACTTGAGAAAAACACTTTCTACACTTTCCTTTTGGCCTCAATTGCAGGGCTTGCTAAAATTTGATAGGAGCAGTGATACTTTTCATTAGGCTTTGGAAAAAAAGACACTAAAAtaaggatttttcttttgaagtcCCAAAAATTTTATAGGCATCCcttatttatttagtatttgatttttgggataactgtcttttaaatttcaaaaagattattgtctttttgacaaatcttaaaTAGTTATGTTAAAAGTTTTGAAATCTTAGAAAAGATTCTTGTAAATTTTGAGACCTACTTATTTTTTTTAGCTACACCTCAGGTGAAATTAGTATTTTTCACTACAATGGTAGAGGTATTATCTAGGAGTTGCACTTGTCCGGAATCAcattagaaaaatatttattgtaaaaatacattaaataaacatttatatatatatatatatatatatatatatatatatatatatatttgacttaCACCCAAATAAGTGATTACCTAAAAAAAGTATCAATCCAAGATTGCTTTGAAATACTTGTTAGTAGTTACTATTTATATGTAGTGGTAAGCTTATAAAACTTAAATAACTCTGGGCATCAATCGTGATGGTCGTTTTATTAAGTAATAATTAATGATAAGttctaaaaatattattaaattaatatgtTATTggtaattataaaaaataatcatatattgttttatttagtgaaaatactaaaaataaattaaaatgttaatttaacaaaatttattaattagtttgttcattataaaatatttgaaatttgattaaaaatattaattctaaattcaatttaaaattttaattaatttgtaattagacaatatataaaaatttaattaaattttgaattaaaatttttagttattttttttaaaaagataaaatctatttaaaatttttattaacaataatagtaattaatttcttacacaaaaaatattaaatttaaaatattagttAACATGAATGCTAATTAATTGCTTACATagaaaatactaaattttaattcaaatattaaatagaaaattttaattaacttgttaattagaaaatatattaaattttaattaaaatataattatttattcacatgataataattTGTACCCATACAACACTTATAATTTGTATCTAAACACCACTTATTTTTATGTTAGACACAATCAAATAGTACTTACAACTTTTAATATTTTTCCAACCTTCTTATCAATAATGAGTAAAATCATAAGTTATTCCCTATAttactcaaaaaatttattttaatacctATAGTTTAAATTAGTACAATTAaggatttattattttcataaaattatttttgtcatCCTAATTAAATCAAAATACTATTTGGACTTCCCACACacacacgtgtgtgtgtgtgtgtgtgtgtatgtatatatatatatatagtttcggCATTACCTGTAGCATTATTATTTGTAGGACCTAGTGcttaaaaaaaatctcaagaagTTCTATTCATGAAGTGATTTATACTTTCTAGtgcataattaattaatataatgcTGTGAAATAACGCCTCTTAAACAACGCACAACAGAGTAATAATATTGTTGTAAATGatcaaacatacacttgcaacaatctaaatggtgaatacaaAATACTTGCACCAACATAACAACATAAAGAAAACAATGATAAGAACAACGACACTAttaattacgtggttcggcaaggccaacatccacggaagcaattggcaagagtttcactatgaaaatcaaagatacacactacaatggtatacaatgatcttctctctttctctcaccaTCTCTCTTACAAAAATATACTCAAAATGGTATATTTAATAACCCTATAAAGGCTTCCTTCCGAATCCCCAATCGTCACaacattcacattcaaaatttgaaaatttcctTGCAGCCCCGAGAGCACTCATTGATGAGCAGGGCACTCGTTGATGAGAGAGAGAAGTCCACTCATCGACTAGTACGACCCACTCATTGATGAGTCACTGAATGTCTGAGATTTTTGGCTCTCGGTATGAGAGAGAGAAGTCCACTCATTGACTAGTAAGACCCACTTATTGACGAGTCACTGAATGTCTAAGATTTTCT
The Malania oleifera isolate guangnan ecotype guangnan chromosome 13, ASM2987363v1, whole genome shotgun sequence DNA segment above includes these coding regions:
- the LOC131146174 gene encoding calcium-dependent protein kinase 10-like, which codes for MGNCCACTRADSEDQSKNSDKKPRKKKYRGRRPNPYAEDSIRSPAPIRVLKDVIPLSHRTRIGDKYVLGRELGRGEFGITYLCTDRESREALACKSISKKKLRTAVDIEDVRREVAIMSSLPDHPNIVRLRATYEDNDNVHLVMELCEGGELFDRIVARGHYSERAAASVARTIAEVVRMCHENGVMHRDLKPENFLFANKREHSPLKAIDFGLSVFFKPGERFSEIVGSPYYMAPEVLKRNYGPEVDIWSAGVILYILLCGVPPFWAETEQGVALAILRGVIDFKREPWPQISDGAKSLVRQMLEPDPRKRLTAQQVLEHSWLQNAKKAPNVPLGDIVRARLKQFSAMNRFKKKAMRVIAQHLSVEEVEVIRDMFTLMDTDNDGKVTYEELKAGLRKVGSQLAEPEIKLLMEVADVDGNGVLDYGEFVAVTIHLQRMENDEHFRRAFVFFDKDGSGYIEMEELQESLADDTGETDAEVLNDIMREVDTDKDGRISYEEFVAMMKTGTDWRKASRQYSRERFKSLSLNLMKDGSLQLEDGISGQTVVV